A stretch of Oryza brachyantha chromosome 4, ObraRS2, whole genome shotgun sequence DNA encodes these proteins:
- the LOC102721726 gene encoding trihelix transcription factor ASIL2-like has protein sequence MDDEDASSPSPSPSSSPLPAAAALPVADPVTVAAGPPSAGLLALALPIQKHAASHNPGGGGGGGGREDAWSEGATGALIEAWGERFVALGRGSLRHPQWQEVADAVSSREGYSKAPKSDVQCKNRIDTLKKKYKIERAKPVSSWQFFGRLDELLAPTFNQKPGGNGGANLNGRNAVPAALRGGFPQRSRTPLMPAPLAAAAKRRAPSLEPSLSSDSSDGFPPERDPPLPPPNGKRSRPDEGRGDGSGSSSGERAQGLRELAQAIRRFGEAYERVETAKLEQAAEMERRRLDFASELESQRVQFFLNTQMELSQVKNLSSSPANAVAPPGATTTGGTSRRMASVNDAGASGNYHRRYRVSESGRHRHPPPRPHYQYHENNVAAAAATAAASDGEQSDEEDEDEEEEIQ, from the coding sequence ATGGACGACGAAGACgcctcatcgccgtcgccgtcgccgtcctcctcgccgctcccggcggcggccgcgctccCCGTCGCCGACCCGGTCACGGTCGCGGCCGGGCCGCCGTCGGCGGGGCTCCTCGCGCTGGCGCTGCCGATCCAGAAGCACGCGGCCTCCCACAaccccggcggcgggggcgggggtggggggagggaGGACGCGTGGAGCGAGGGCGCCACGGGGGCCCTCATCGAGGCCTGGGGGGAGCGGTTCGTGGCGCTCGGCCGGGGTAGCCTCCGCCACCCGCAGTGGCAGgaggtcgccgacgccgtctccTCCCGGGAGGGGTACTCCAAGGCGCCCAAGTCCGACGTGCAGTGCAAGAACCGCATCGACACGCTCAAGAAGAAGTACAAGATCGAGAGGGCCAAACCGGTCTCGTCGTGGCAGTTCTTCGGCCGCCTCGACGAGCTCCTCGCCCCCACGTTCAACCAGAAGCccggcggcaatggcggcgccAACCTGAACGGCCGCAACGcggtgccggcggcgctgcgcgGGGGGTTCCCGCAGCGCAGCCGCACGCCGCTGATGCCAGCCCCGTTGGCGGCCGCAGCCAAGCGAAGGGCGCCGTCCCTGGAGCCGTCGCTGTCGTCCGATTCGTCCGACGGGTTCCCTCCGGAGCGCgacccgccgctcccgccgccgaacGGTAAGAGGAGCAGGCCAGACGAGGGGCGAGGggacggcagcggcagcagcagcggcgagcgcgcgcaGGGGCTACGGGAGCTCGCGCAGGCCATACGGCGGTTCGGCGAGGCGTACGAGCGCGTGGAGACGGCGAAGCTGGAGCAAGCCGCCGAGATGGAGCGCCGGCGCCTCGACTTCGCCAGCGAGCTGGAGTCGCAGCGCGTGCAGTTCTTCCTCAACACGCAGATGGAGCTCTCGCAGGTGAAaaacctctcctcctctcccgccaacgccgtcgcgccgcccggtgccaccaccaccggtgGCACCTCTAGAAGGATGGCATCGGTTAACGATGCCGGCGCCAGCGGCAATTACCACCGCCGGTACCGCGTCAGCGAGAGTGGCCGGCAccgccatccgccgccgcgcccgcactATCAGTACCATGAGAATAacgtcgccgctgctgctgcaacaGCAGCCGCCAGCGACGGCGAACAGAGCgatgaggaggacgaggacgaagAAGAGGAGATCCAGTGA
- the LOC102709559 gene encoding 3-oxoacyl-[acyl-carrier-protein] synthase I, chloroplastic yields MQAQAQAHAHTLGLRISPPPPSPFPRRHARPRQRAVRAAAAAATSSAPRRETDPRKRVVITGMGLVSVFGNEVDAFYDRLLAGESGVGPIDRFDAGSFPTRFAGQIRGFSSEGYIDGKNDRRLDDCLRYCIVSGKKALENAGLGKGSDGHSKLDKVRAGVLVGTGMGGLTVFSDGVQNLIEKGYKKISPFFIPYAITNMGSALLAMDVGFMGPNYSISTACATSNYCFYAAANHIRRGEADVIIAGGTEAAIIPIGLGGFVACRALSQRNENPETASRPWDKERDGFVMGEGAGVLVMESLHHAMKRDAPIIAEYLGGAVNCDAYHMTDPRSDGLGVSSCITTSLEDAGVAPEEVNYINAHATSTLAGDLAEVRAIKQVFKNPSDIKINSTKSMIGHCLGAAGGLEAIAAVKAITTGWVHPTINQFNPEPEVDFDTVANEKKQHEVNVAISNSFGFGGHNSVVVFAPFKP; encoded by the exons ATGCAGGCGCAGGCACAGGCGCACGCCCACACGCTCGGGCTCCGCatctcccctccgccgccgtcgccattcCCGCGGCGCCACGCTCGCCCGCGACAGCGCGCcgtccgtgccgccgccgccgcggccacttcgtcggcgccgcggcgggagACGGACCCCAGGAAGCGGGTGGTGATCACGGGGATGGGGCTGGTGTCCGTGTTCGGGAACGAGGTGGACGCCTTCTACGACCGGCTCCTGGCCGGGGAGAGCGGGGTCGGGCCCATCGACCGCTTCGACGCCGGCAGCTTCCCCACGAGGTTCGCCGGGCAGATACGCGGGTTCTCCTCGGAGGGCTACATCGACGGCAAGAACGACCGGAGGCTCGACGACTGCCTCCGCTACTGCATCGTCAGCGGCAAGAAGGCGCTCGAGAACGCCGGGCTCGGGAAAGGCTCCGATGGCCACAGCAAG CTTGACAAAGTCCGGGCTGGTGTTCTTGTGGGAACTGGCATGGGTGGCCTCACTGTGTTTTCCGATGGTGTTCAAAACCTTATTGAGAAGGGATACAAGAAAATTTCGCCTTTCTTTATCCCATATGCTATAACTAACATGGGTTCGGCATTGCTTGCAATGGATGTTGGCTTTATGGGCCCAAACTACTCAATTTCAACAGCCTGTGCAACCTCCAACTACTGCTTCTATGCTGCTGCCAACCATATACGTCGGGGTGAGGCTGATGTCATCATTGCTGGTGGTACTGAAGCTGCAATTATTCCAATTGGCCTTGGAGGTTTTGTTGCCTGTAGAGCACTATCGCAGAGGAACGAGAACCCAGAAACTGCATCTAGGCCATGGGACAAAGAGCGAGATGGCTTTGTTATGGGTGAAGGTGCTGGTGTACTG GTCATGGAGAGCCTGCATCATGCAATGAAGCGGGATGCACCAATAATTGCTGAATATTTGGGAGGTGCAGTGAACTGTGATGCTTACCATATGACTGATCCTAGGTCAGATGGACTGGGTGTGTCATCCTGTATTACTACAAGCCTTGAAGACGCTGGTGTCGCACCAGAGGAG GTGAACTACATCAACGCACATGCAACTTCAACCCTTGCTGGTGACTTGGCTGAAGTAAGAGCAATTAAGCAAGTCTTCAAGAACCCATCTGATATTAAAATCAATTCAACGAAG TCTATGATAGGCCATTGCCTAGGTGCAGCTGGTGGGTTAGAAGCTATTGCCGCTGTCAAAGCCATAACTACTGGATGGGTGCATCCTACTATTAACCAGTTT AATCCTGAGCCTGAAGTAGATTTTGATACAGTAGCCAATGAAAAGAAGCAGCATGAAGTGAATGTTG CTATCTCTAATTCATTTGGATTTGGAGGGCACAATTCAGTGGTAGTATTTGCACCATTCAAGCCATGA
- the LOC102722007 gene encoding sm-like protein LSM1B, whose protein sequence is MSWAGPDEIFLSTSLAGFLDKKLIVLLRDGRKLLGTLCSFDQFANVVLQGACERVIVGELYCDVPLGLYVIRGENVVLIGELDREKDELPAHMTCVSEAEIRKAEKAEREARDLKGSMRKRMEFLDFD, encoded by the exons ATGTCGTGGGCCGGGCCCGACGAGATCTTCCTCTCCACATCCCTCGCCGGCTTCCTGGACA AGAAACTTATTGTCCTACTACGAGATGGACGGAAGCTGCTTGGCACACTCTGTTCATTTGATCAGTTTG CAAATGTTGTTCTTCAGGGTGCTTGTGAACGAGTAATTGTAGGGGAACTATATTGTGATGTTCCTCTTGGGCTATATGTGATCCGGGGAGAGAATGTTGTATTAATTGGAGAATTG GATCGTGAGAAGGATGAACTCCCTGCTCACATGACTTGTGTTTCAGAGGCTGAAATAAGAAAG GCTGAGAAAGCAGAAAGGGAAGCAAGAGATCTGAAAGGTTCAATGAGGAAGAGGATGGAGTTCTTAGACTTTGATTAG
- the LOC102722291 gene encoding protein LURP-one-related 6 — MDNSMPVISKIFCSSTLTTLMIRRRPIVVNGGGFVVTDLSNNVVFIVDGCGMLGSKGELLVKDGDGEEILFISRKGGIIQALSTWNKWNGYSMDYQGKKKLVFSLSDPKLCITKGAPTRIHIEHKRHCKNWDFEISGSFADRDCTITDCSGKIVAQMGKKEQIGCKDFYHVVVQSGCDKAFIIAVMAVLDNIHGESTRC; from the exons ATGGACAACAGCATGCCTGTAATTAGCAAGATTTTTTGCTCAAGTACTTTGACAACACTGATGATCAGGAGAAGGCCTATAGTCGTGAATGGTGGTGGCTTTGTTGTTACTGACCTCAGTAATAACGTTGTTTTCATTGTGGACGGCTGTGGAATGCTTGGATCCAAGGGAGAACTACTGGTGAAAGATGGGGATGGAGAAGAGATACTGTTTATTTCTAGAAAG GGAGGAATTATCCAGGCACTAAGCACATGGAACAAATGGAATGGGTACTCAATGGACTaccaaggaaagaaaaagttgGTATTTAGCCTAAGTGATCCAAAATTATGCATAACAAAAGGTGCTCCAACTAGAATACACATTGAACACAAGAGGCACTGCAAAAATTGGGACTTCGAAATCAGTGGATCTTTTGCAGATAGAGACTGTACAATAACTGATTGCTCTGGCAAAATAGTAGCCCAG ATGGGGAAGAAAGAGCAGATAGGATGCAAGGACTTCTACCATGTGGTAGTGCAGTCAGGCTGTGACAAGGCTTTCATCATTGCGGTAATGGCAGTTCTTGACAACATCCATGGAGAATCCACCAGATGCTGA
- the LOC102709839 gene encoding pentatricopeptide repeat-containing protein At2g06000-like: MPMIEMMGHDGTPPPPPPPPPPNPPPPSPSLMPPRLPALLCLYLPHPRPHVRLVHHSGSGPGPSTSTSAVGPPPQLPPSPHASAELWIAKALASAALLRPQHLPAFRRLAPSPLAAAAALRFAPCSSSALGIFTALRCPPLSITPSAHSFQKIVVVLCKSGRQVDALQLFDQMTTHHGYLPDDRFLSFLISSCTNANLLDASATLLSKAPGFGCRVEAYAYNKLMSLLIGHGRVHNAVALFERWIQDRVYSPDVWSFNVIIKGVCRVGYVQKALELVERMNEFGCSPDTVTHNILVDGLCRINEVSRGHEVLKRLQRDGVCMPNVVTFTSVISGYCKAGKMEDAMAVYDDMVVSGTMPNAVTYNVLINGYGKVGDMGSAVQVYQQMMRLRCPPDVVTFSSLIDGYCRCGQLDDALKIWSEMAQHHIQPNVYTFSIIIHSLCKQNRSEEAIGLLNELNLRPDIAPQAFIYNPVIDVLCKCGKVDEANLIRKGMEEKGCRPDKYTYTILIIGYCMKSRISEAIMIFHQMVEAGCSPDNITVNCFISCLLKAGMPNEVDHVMRLASGGVSSIQEVPSPVRQRLDISVAL; this comes from the coding sequence cctccgccgccgccgccgcctcctcctccaaaccctccaccgccgtcgccttctCTGATGCCTCCCCGCCTCCccgccctcctctgcctctACCTGCCCCATCCCCGCCCCCACGTCCGCCTCGTCCACCACTCCGGCTCCGGCCCCGGCCCCAGCACCAGTACCAGCGCCGtcggcccgccgccgcagctcccgccCTCGCCGCACGCGTCGGCCGAGCTCTGGATCGCCAAGGCGCTCGCTTCCGCGGCACTACTCCGCCCGCAGCACCTCCCGGCGttccgccgcctcgctccctcccctctcgccgccgccgcggcgctccgTTTCGCGCCGTGCTCCTCGTCGGCTCTCGGTATCTTCACCGCGCTGCGTTGCCCCCCGCTCTCCATCACGCCGTCCGCGCACTCCTTCCAGAAAATCGTCGTGGTGCTGTGCAAGTCCGGACGCCAGGTTGACGCCCTCCAACTGTTCGACCAAATGACAACCCACCATGGTTACTTGCCCGACGACCGTTTTCTCTCCTTCCTGATCAGTTCCTGCACAAATGCCAATCTTCTCGATGCGTCCGCGACATTGCTGTCGAAGGCACCAGGGTTTGGTTGCCGGGTAGAAGCATATGCATATAACAAGCTCATGAGCTTGTTAATTGGTCATGGACGGGTTCATAATGCTGTGGCATTGTTTGAACGCTGGATTCAGGATAGAGTATATTCTCCAGATGTTTGGAGCTTTAATGTCATTATCAAGGGGGTTTGTCGGGTGGGGTACGTCCAAAAGGCACTTGAGTTGGTTGAAAGGATGAATGAGTTTGGATGTTCACCAGATACTGTCACACACAACATCCTTGTGGATGGTTTATGCAGGATTAATGAGGTGAGTCGAGGTCATGAGGTGTTGAAGAGGCTCCAGAGGGATGGTGTTTGCATGCCCAATGTTGTGACATTCACCTCAGTGATCTCAGGTTACTGTAAGGCTGGGAAGATGGAGGATGCAATGGCTGTATACGATGATATGGTTGTGTCTGGAACAATGCCCAATGCGGTTACATACAATGTGCTTATAAATGGATATGGCAAAGTTGGCGACATGGGTTCTGCAGTGCAAGTGTATCAGCAAATGATGCGACTTCGCTGCCCTCCTGATGTTGTGACATTTAGTTCTTTGATTGATGGTTATTGTCGGTGTGGGCAACTTGATGATGCATTGAAGATTTGGAGTGAGATGGCCCAGCATCACATTCAGCCCAATGTGTACACCTTTTCTATCATAATACACTCACTTTGTAAGCAGAACAGATCAGAGGAAGCGATTGGTCTGTTGAATGAATTAAACTTGAGACCTGACATTGCACCACAAGCGTTTATATATAACCCAGTGATAGATGTACTCTGCAAGTGCGGAAAGGTGGATGAAGCAAACTTGATTCGAAAGGGCATGGAAGAAAAAGGATGTCGTCCTGACAAGTATACATATACTATTCTAATAATTGGTTACTGCATGAAGAGCAGGATTTCAGAGGCTATCATGATTTTCCATCAAATGGTGGAGGCTGGTTGTTCCCCTGACAACATTACAGTTAATTGTTTTATTAGTTGCCTTTTGAAGGCCGGGATGCCAAATGAGGTGGATCATGTAATGCGTCTTGCATCAGGGGGTGTTTCATCTATTCAGGAAGTTCCTTCTCCTGTGAGGCAAAGACTAGATATTTCAGTAGCTTTGTAG